A region of Cellulophaga sp. RHA19 DNA encodes the following proteins:
- a CDS encoding winged helix-turn-helix domain-containing protein: MGIVSIKGNSGIPKYKQIIVSIEEAIRGGVLKKGGKLPSINSIRDKHKLSRDTVLMAFNELKTRGIVQSVAGKGYYLISEDVTVSQKVFLLFDELNSFKEDLYNSFLETLGDNVQVDIFFHHFNPDIFSKLIYDNIGAYSYYVLMPANLKNIGHIVEKLPKDKVYILDQTNKELASYPSIYQNFKKNVFSGLQESASLISKYQKMILLFSEDKQPQGILEGFNAFCDTKTIAQEQLSSLQNRTPAKGELYFILDDRSLIFLLKKIQQQQLVLGMDIGIICYNDSLLKEVVEGGITTISTNFNTMGARLAQMILSNENIQIENPNSLIVRNSL, translated from the coding sequence ATGGGTATAGTTTCTATAAAAGGTAATTCTGGAATACCAAAGTACAAGCAAATTATAGTTTCTATAGAAGAAGCAATACGTGGCGGTGTGCTAAAAAAAGGAGGTAAATTACCGTCTATAAATAGTATAAGAGATAAACATAAACTGTCTAGAGATACTGTTTTAATGGCTTTTAATGAGTTAAAAACTCGTGGTATAGTACAGTCTGTTGCAGGTAAAGGGTATTACTTAATTAGTGAAGATGTTACTGTATCTCAAAAGGTTTTTTTGCTATTTGATGAGCTAAACTCTTTTAAAGAAGATTTATATAATTCTTTTTTAGAAACCCTAGGAGATAATGTGCAAGTAGATATCTTTTTTCATCACTTTAATCCAGATATTTTTAGCAAATTAATTTATGACAACATAGGAGCGTATTCTTATTATGTTCTTATGCCTGCTAACCTTAAAAATATAGGTCATATTGTAGAAAAGTTGCCAAAGGATAAGGTGTATATTTTAGACCAAACTAATAAAGAGTTAGCTTCATACCCATCTATTTATCAAAATTTTAAAAAGAATGTATTTAGTGGGTTGCAAGAAAGTGCTTCGTTAATTTCTAAATATCAGAAAATGATATTGTTGTTTTCTGAAGACAAGCAACCACAAGGAATATTAGAAGGTTTTAATGCATTTTGTGATACAAAAACAATAGCACAAGAACAACTTAGTAGTTTGCAAAACAGAACGCCAGCCAAAGGAGAATTGTATTTTATTTTAGATGATAGAAGCCTAATTTTTTTACTAAAAAAGATACAGCAGCAACAGCTTGTTTTAGGTATGGATATAGGTATTATTTGTTATAACGACAGCCTTTTAAAGGAGGTTGTAGAAGGTGGTATTACTACAATATCTACCAATTTTAATACAATGGGAGCACGCTTGGC
- the galE gene encoding UDP-glucose 4-epimerase GalE, producing the protein MKNKIIVTGGCGYIGSHTVIELLESNFEVVIFDDLSNSTEKTIDRISQITGKTPIFVKVDLKDEAETNKVFKAHKDALAVIHFAAHKAVGESVKEPLKYYQNNFYSLINSLSSQTKNNINNFIFSSSATVYGLPKTLPITEKNKTKRPFSPYGNTKKVAEEILEDLTNSDPNFTAISLRYFNPIGAHESGLIGELPTGIPNNLMPYVTQTAAGIREKLMVYGNDYPTKDGTPIRDYIHVVDLAKAHVLAVKRLVNKEQEKSFEYFNLGTGIGYSVLDIIKTFETVTNSKLNYEITSRREGDVPRLYAATKLATKKLGWTPTRELNEMISSSWKWEQNVRKEKE; encoded by the coding sequence ATGAAAAACAAAATAATAGTAACTGGAGGCTGTGGTTATATAGGATCTCACACAGTTATTGAGCTACTAGAAAGTAATTTTGAAGTTGTAATTTTTGATGATTTATCTAATTCTACAGAGAAAACAATTGACAGAATTTCACAAATTACAGGTAAAACACCAATTTTTGTAAAAGTAGATTTAAAAGATGAAGCAGAAACAAATAAAGTTTTTAAAGCTCATAAAGATGCATTAGCAGTTATACATTTTGCAGCACACAAAGCAGTAGGAGAATCTGTAAAGGAGCCTTTAAAATATTATCAGAATAATTTTTACTCGTTAATAAATTCACTTAGTTCACAAACTAAAAACAATATTAATAATTTTATATTTTCCTCTTCGGCAACAGTATATGGCTTACCAAAGACATTACCTATTACAGAAAAAAACAAAACTAAGCGCCCTTTTTCCCCTTATGGCAATACTAAAAAAGTAGCTGAAGAAATACTAGAAGATTTAACAAATTCTGACCCTAATTTTACTGCAATATCTCTACGCTACTTTAACCCTATAGGTGCACACGAGTCTGGCTTAATAGGAGAATTACCAACAGGTATACCAAATAACCTAATGCCTTATGTTACGCAAACTGCAGCAGGAATTAGAGAAAAACTAATGGTTTATGGTAATGATTACCCAACTAAAGATGGTACACCTATTAGAGATTATATACACGTTGTAGACCTTGCAAAAGCACATGTATTAGCCGTAAAAAGACTTGTTAATAAGGAGCAAGAAAAATCTTTTGAGTATTTTAATTTAGGTACAGGTATTGGATACTCTGTACTAGATATTATAAAAACTTTTGAAACCGTAACTAACTCTAAACTTAATTATGAAATTACAAGCAGAAGAGAAGGTGATGTACCTAGATTGTATGCCGCTACCAAATTAGCAACCAAAAAATTAGGGTGGACACCAACAAGAGAGCTTAACGAGATGATTAGCTCTTCATGGAAATGGGAACAAAACGTAAGAAAAGAAAAAGAGTAA
- a CDS encoding LacI family DNA-binding transcriptional regulator: MIQARPTLSQISKALDLSISTISKSLSDSPEISISTKEKVQAFARKCNYRPNSFAASLRKGYTNNIGLIIPSVLNPFYAKVLVGIEKHLDENGYKLITSISNESAEKESKYLSILGGGYVDGVIICVSKETAISNKYKQIDTLIGEGTPLVLFDRISDLKRCDSVIVDDYKASFNATEHLIINKNCKNPIMVTLIHQLQHGKLRAKGFIDALKKHNFSTDNCIVDATNTDELNTKLKAILELKNVDGVYGANDIALVQAMNINRSLNTEDIAYTGFCNNSKIAWNPGLRIIDQNAKKMGEEAAKLVLQRIKNNNIKEYHTRTITTEFV, translated from the coding sequence ATGATACAAGCAAGACCCACATTATCACAAATTTCTAAAGCCTTAGATTTATCTATTTCTACCATATCTAAGTCACTGTCTGACAGTCCTGAAATTAGTATTAGCACAAAAGAAAAAGTACAGGCTTTTGCACGTAAATGCAACTACAGACCTAATAGTTTTGCTGCTAGTTTAAGAAAAGGATACACCAATAATATAGGTTTAATTATACCTAGTGTACTAAATCCGTTTTACGCAAAAGTATTGGTTGGCATAGAAAAACATTTAGATGAAAATGGTTATAAATTAATAACCAGTATAAGCAATGAGTCTGCCGAAAAAGAATCTAAATACTTAAGTATTTTAGGTGGCGGGTATGTAGATGGTGTAATTATTTGCGTATCTAAAGAAACAGCTATAAGTAACAAGTACAAACAAATAGATACACTTATAGGAGAAGGTACGCCACTTGTTTTGTTTGACAGAATAAGTGATTTAAAACGATGTGATAGCGTTATTGTAGACGACTACAAAGCATCATTTAATGCTACTGAACATTTAATAATTAATAAGAACTGTAAAAACCCTATAATGGTTACTTTAATTCACCAATTACAACACGGTAAATTAAGAGCTAAAGGTTTTATAGATGCACTTAAAAAACATAACTTTTCTACAGACAATTGCATTGTAGACGCCACCAATACTGATGAGTTAAATACCAAACTTAAAGCTATATTAGAACTTAAAAATGTAGATGGAGTTTACGGTGCTAATGATATTGCCTTGGTGCAAGCTATGAACATTAACCGTAGCTTAAATACAGAAGATATTGCCTACACAGGTTTTTGTAATAACTCTAAAATAGCATGGAACCCTGGTCTTAGAATTATAGATCAGAATGCAAAAAAAATGGGTGAAGAAGCTGCTAAATTAGTACTGCAGCGTATAAAAAACAACAATATTAAAGAGTATCATACACGTACAATTACAACAGAATTTGTATAA
- a CDS encoding SDR family NAD(P)-dependent oxidoreductase: MMQNKIVLVTGGSRGLGKNMAISLAKKGLDIILTYNSSKDGALAVVKEIETLGSKAAVLHLNVDDTKNFDSFFLDLKTALREVFNVDKLDFLVNNAGIGINESIKATTEDQFDKMVNIHFKAPFFLAQKVLPYLNNEGGIVNISTGLTRFTLPGYAAYAASKGAVEVLSLYLAKELGKSKIRVNTVAPGAIETDFGGGAVRDNKNLNDFIGSQTALGRVGVASDIGSVVAFLCTDDAKWINAQRIEVSGGQMI, encoded by the coding sequence ATGATGCAAAATAAAATAGTTTTGGTAACAGGTGGTAGCCGTGGTTTGGGTAAAAATATGGCTATAAGTTTAGCTAAAAAGGGATTAGATATTATTTTAACTTATAATAGTAGTAAAGACGGTGCCTTAGCTGTTGTTAAAGAAATAGAAACATTAGGGAGTAAAGCCGCTGTTTTACACTTAAATGTTGATGATACTAAAAATTTTGATTCGTTTTTTTTAGACTTAAAAACTGCATTAAGAGAGGTTTTTAATGTAGATAAATTAGACTTTTTAGTTAATAATGCCGGTATTGGTATTAATGAGTCTATTAAAGCAACTACTGAAGATCAGTTTGATAAAATGGTAAACATCCATTTTAAAGCACCATTTTTTCTTGCACAAAAAGTATTGCCATATTTAAATAATGAAGGCGGAATAGTAAATATATCTACAGGTTTAACTAGGTTTACTTTGCCTGGTTATGCAGCGTATGCAGCATCAAAAGGAGCCGTAGAAGTATTGTCATTATATTTAGCAAAGGAATTAGGAAAAAGTAAAATAAGAGTAAATACAGTTGCTCCAGGTGCTATTGAAACCGACTTTGGTGGCGGAGCTGTTAGAGATAATAAGAATTTAAACGATTTTATAGGTTCGCAAACAGCATTAGGTAGAGTAGGAGTTGCTAGTGATATAGGTAGTGTTGTTGCTTTTTTATGCACAGATGATGCTAAATGGATTAATGCCCAACGTATAGAGGTGTCTGGAGGACAAATGATATAA
- a CDS encoding helix-turn-helix domain-containing protein encodes MKATTIKDFYREINAELPEAIGKYIGHFNIFNIADMLANLKTDNVMPYNRRMYYKISLINGRNRAEYADKVVNIDKYALLFGSPKVPYKYEPLDDKQKGKFCVFTDEFLIKSKSGVVLDDLPIFNSNGYPIFQLSKKEYKELAVLFKKMQTEIDSSYAYKYDLIRNYILEIIHFGQKLQPNTALYSAQTASKRITSLFLELLERQFPIEITQQQLKLKSAKDFANRLAIHVNHLNTTLKESTGNTTTYFISKRITQEAKFLLKQTNWTVSEIAYSLGFDEVAHFSNFFKKQTSFSPNKFRN; translated from the coding sequence ATGAAGGCTACTACTATTAAAGATTTTTACAGAGAGATAAATGCCGAGCTTCCTGAAGCAATAGGTAAGTATATTGGACACTTTAATATTTTTAATATAGCAGATATGTTAGCTAATTTAAAGACAGATAATGTGATGCCCTACAATAGGCGAATGTATTATAAAATTAGCCTTATCAACGGAAGAAATAGAGCTGAATACGCAGATAAGGTTGTAAATATAGATAAGTATGCATTGTTGTTTGGGTCTCCTAAAGTACCTTATAAGTACGAGCCATTAGATGATAAACAAAAAGGAAAGTTTTGTGTTTTTACAGATGAATTTTTAATAAAATCTAAAAGTGGAGTGGTGTTAGATGACTTACCTATTTTTAACTCTAATGGTTATCCAATATTTCAATTAAGCAAAAAAGAGTATAAAGAATTGGCTGTGTTATTTAAAAAAATGCAAACAGAAATAGATTCGTCTTACGCTTATAAATATGACTTAATTAGGAACTATATTTTAGAAATTATTCATTTTGGACAAAAGTTGCAGCCTAACACTGCTCTGTATTCTGCGCAAACAGCATCAAAAAGAATAACATCCTTGTTTTTAGAATTGTTAGAAAGGCAATTTCCTATAGAGATTACACAGCAACAATTAAAGCTTAAGTCTGCTAAAGATTTTGCAAATAGATTAGCGATACACGTAAACCACTTAAACACAACTTTAAAAGAGAGTACAGGTAATACTACAACTTATTTTATATCTAAAAGAATAACACAAGAAGCAAAATTTTTATTAAAACAAACAAATTGGACTGTATCAGAAATTGCATACTCCTTAGGTTTTGATGAAGTAGCTCATTTTTCAAACTTCTTTAAAAAGCAAACCTCTTTTTCTCCTAATAAATTTAGAAATTAA
- a CDS encoding hybrid sensor histidine kinase/response regulator transcription factor, with translation MKKLLLIVFLLIYCTTTYSQDITKEYNFVSIKEGISKVGVSTIIQDHNGYVWMGTNGVGLYRYDGIDYTYYKHILNDTTSISSSLVYCSYLDKTNRLWFGTEEGLNVYDRDKDQFKKVHLTTDEKENKINISIRSLEGDSNGNLFIGTYDLGLFKLNLKTLKAEKIENQYKYLPISIYALKLDHNNKIYAGTNVGLQEYDTNTNKLKQSLLNTDDNSSAIKEGIQSLLVDKKNNIWVGTINNGLYKIDDLLNTRNYPIANTKIFSIIQLPDNTIMLGSENNGLFHINTNGNIIKNYLSSKTDEKSILYNSIWSLFLDKNERIWMGYYNSGVAVYDKLYDKFNNIESLNNTPNSLQIGSVTGIAQDKNGKLWISMDGGGIDILNPKTNKFTHINIKDKSTYSGLTSDYIEAIFIDSKENIWATSWDNGIYMLKKGSNKFINFNIENTAGKLSSNTILSIDEDSEGTIWIGSFYKGLHSYNPKTEKISHHNTEIFVKNDITVSDVWKVLVDKEDNIWLGTTVGLFRVKKMTNGNFIVTPMSSRMSKEYKNQASANHILTLHEDTLGNIWIGTKGAGLSKYNPKLDTFKWYNKFNGLTEENVCGIIECKEGNIWVTGNSGISKINVTDNNITNYTSNDGLLSNDFNINATFKDYKGQLYFGNYKGVDYFDPKKIQTNKNLTSIYLTDFKLFNKKVTPTQHKSPLKKVISETDSISLTSKQAVFTIEYSGINYTRPEKNEYAYYLEGYEKNWNYVGAVRSATYTNLDPGNYIFKLKASNNDGVWNEDHLELKITILPPWWKSVWAVIAYILLFLLGIYMLNKMTQSRIKEKQIINNERDKRLQEKDLDEKKFQFFTNISHEFRTPLTLILNPLKDILSDTSLNLPTRTKEKLNIIHKNTDRLYRLINELLDFRKLELNKVNIKVRELNLVAFTKEIASHFTEEANSKNINLWVSSVLDDIPIWADENKLEKIIFNILSNAMKVTPNGGAIKIKLEPKNKLAILPLVNPITPVKAIKITVSDTGPGLKKEQVKRIFERFYQVDNLNKTYYDGTGIGLEVVKSFVQLHKGKVEVNSTVGKGTKFKIILPAGKSHFTTEEIVPDIANTTINKNDQIKKESTTNDTENELDSAPNLHTLLIVEDNTELRNYIKNEFKHLYKVLTAVNGAEGLKIAKESLPDVIITDVIMPEMNGYKFCKSIKNDLRTSHIPLLMLTAKARIDDRIEGIETGADAYMVKPFDMRLLKLRVSQLITSRQLIFNKYFSLINDVPKNINTTSLDKEFIQKVLVYINDNIDDPELNVESLASELNLSRSQFYRKIKALTNQTASEFLRNIRLQKARQIIEMGNSNISEVSYKVGFSSPSYFTKCFKNYFDLLPTDIKPTNPK, from the coding sequence ATGAAGAAATTACTACTTATTGTCTTTTTATTAATTTACTGTACTACCACATATTCACAAGATATTACCAAAGAATATAACTTTGTAAGTATTAAAGAAGGCATATCTAAAGTTGGTGTATCTACTATAATACAAGATCATAATGGTTATGTTTGGATGGGCACTAACGGTGTTGGGCTTTACCGTTATGATGGTATAGATTACACTTACTACAAACATATTTTAAACGACACAACCTCTATAAGTAGTAGTTTAGTTTATTGCTCTTACCTAGATAAAACAAACCGACTTTGGTTTGGAACAGAAGAAGGATTAAATGTATATGACAGAGATAAAGATCAGTTTAAAAAAGTACATTTAACTACCGACGAAAAAGAAAATAAGATAAACATATCTATACGTAGTTTAGAAGGTGATAGTAATGGAAATTTATTTATAGGTACTTATGATTTAGGATTGTTTAAACTAAATCTAAAAACCTTAAAAGCTGAAAAAATTGAAAATCAATACAAATATTTACCTATAAGTATTTATGCTTTAAAACTAGACCATAACAATAAAATTTACGCTGGCACAAATGTAGGTTTGCAAGAGTACGATACAAATACCAACAAACTAAAACAGTCCTTATTAAATACAGATGACAACTCTTCTGCAATAAAAGAAGGCATACAGTCATTATTAGTTGATAAAAAAAATAATATTTGGGTTGGTACTATTAATAATGGTTTGTACAAAATTGATGATTTACTAAACACGCGTAACTACCCTATTGCAAATACTAAGATTTTCTCTATTATTCAGTTACCAGACAATACAATTATGTTAGGTTCTGAAAACAATGGCCTTTTTCATATAAACACAAATGGTAACATTATAAAAAACTACTTATCTAGTAAAACAGATGAAAAAAGTATTCTGTACAATTCTATTTGGTCTTTATTTTTAGATAAAAATGAGCGTATTTGGATGGGGTATTACAACTCTGGCGTTGCTGTTTATGATAAGTTATATGACAAGTTTAATAATATAGAAAGCCTTAACAACACTCCCAATTCACTACAAATTGGTTCTGTTACTGGTATTGCGCAAGATAAAAACGGTAAACTTTGGATTAGTATGGATGGTGGCGGCATAGACATTTTAAATCCAAAAACAAACAAGTTTACCCACATTAATATTAAGGATAAAAGTACATATAGCGGACTAACTAGCGATTATATTGAAGCTATTTTTATAGATAGTAAAGAAAATATTTGGGCCACCAGTTGGGACAATGGTATTTATATGCTAAAAAAGGGCTCTAACAAATTCATTAATTTTAATATAGAAAATACAGCTGGTAAATTAAGCTCTAATACTATTTTAAGTATAGATGAAGATTCTGAAGGAACCATTTGGATTGGATCTTTTTACAAAGGTCTACACTCTTACAACCCTAAAACAGAGAAAATATCCCACCACAACACAGAGATTTTTGTTAAAAATGATATTACCGTTAGTGATGTTTGGAAAGTGTTAGTGGACAAGGAAGATAATATTTGGCTAGGAACAACAGTTGGTTTATTTCGTGTTAAAAAAATGACCAACGGTAATTTTATAGTTACGCCTATGTCTTCACGTATGTCTAAAGAATATAAAAACCAAGCTAGCGCTAACCATATTTTAACATTACACGAAGATACTCTTGGTAATATTTGGATAGGTACCAAAGGAGCTGGTTTAAGTAAATACAATCCAAAATTAGACACCTTTAAATGGTATAATAAATTTAACGGGCTAACCGAAGAAAATGTATGTGGTATTATAGAATGTAAAGAAGGTAATATATGGGTTACTGGAAACTCAGGAATTTCTAAAATAAACGTAACAGACAATAACATTACCAATTACACCAGCAATGACGGCTTATTGTCTAACGATTTTAATATTAATGCAACCTTTAAAGACTATAAAGGGCAACTGTATTTTGGTAATTACAAAGGAGTGGATTACTTTGACCCTAAAAAAATACAGACGAATAAAAACTTAACCTCTATATACTTAACAGACTTTAAGTTATTTAATAAAAAAGTAACTCCTACACAACACAAGTCACCATTAAAAAAAGTTATATCAGAAACAGATAGTATTAGTCTTACCAGTAAACAGGCTGTATTTACTATAGAGTATTCTGGTATAAACTACACAAGACCAGAAAAAAATGAATATGCATATTACTTAGAAGGATATGAAAAAAATTGGAACTATGTAGGTGCAGTTAGAAGCGCAACTTACACAAATTTAGATCCAGGTAATTATATATTTAAACTAAAAGCATCTAACAATGATGGTGTTTGGAACGAAGATCATTTAGAGTTAAAAATTACTATTTTACCACCTTGGTGGAAAAGCGTCTGGGCAGTAATAGCTTATATTCTACTGTTTTTATTGGGCATTTATATGCTTAATAAAATGACACAAAGTAGAATTAAAGAAAAGCAAATAATTAATAATGAAAGAGATAAGCGTTTACAAGAAAAAGATTTAGACGAGAAAAAATTTCAATTCTTTACCAATATATCGCATGAATTTAGAACTCCGCTAACACTTATTTTAAATCCTTTAAAAGATATTTTAAGTGATACTAGTCTTAATTTACCAACAAGAACTAAGGAAAAACTAAATATAATACATAAAAACACAGACCGACTTTACCGTTTAATAAACGAACTTTTAGATTTTAGAAAATTAGAATTAAACAAAGTAAACATAAAGGTTAGAGAACTTAATTTAGTTGCTTTTACAAAAGAAATAGCTAGTCATTTTACAGAGGAAGCCAACTCTAAAAATATAAACTTATGGGTAAGTTCTGTCTTAGATGACATTCCTATTTGGGCAGATGAAAACAAACTTGAAAAAATAATTTTCAATATTTTGTCTAACGCAATGAAAGTTACACCAAACGGAGGCGCAATAAAAATTAAGTTAGAACCTAAAAACAAATTAGCAATACTGCCTTTAGTAAACCCTATAACTCCGGTTAAAGCAATAAAAATTACAGTATCAGATACTGGGCCTGGACTTAAAAAAGAACAAGTAAAACGTATTTTTGAGCGCTTTTATCAGGTAGATAATTTAAACAAGACCTATTATGACGGTACAGGTATTGGTTTAGAAGTAGTAAAAAGTTTTGTGCAATTACACAAAGGAAAAGTAGAAGTTAATAGTACTGTTGGTAAAGGCACCAAGTTTAAAATTATACTACCAGCAGGTAAGTCGCACTTTACTACTGAAGAAATTGTACCAGATATTGCAAACACAACTATTAACAAAAATGACCAAATAAAAAAAGAAAGTACCACAAATGATACTGAAAATGAATTAGATAGTGCTCCTAATTTACACACACTATTAATTGTAGAAGACAACACAGAGTTAAGAAATTATATTAAAAATGAATTTAAACACTTATACAAAGTACTTACTGCTGTTAATGGTGCCGAAGGATTAAAAATTGCAAAAGAATCTTTACCAGACGTTATTATTACAGATGTTATTATGCCAGAAATGAATGGTTATAAGTTTTGTAAAAGCATAAAAAACGATCTTAGAACAAGTCATATTCCTTTATTAATGCTTACCGCAAAAGCAAGAATTGACGACCGTATAGAAGGTATAGAGACCGGAGCAGATGCTTATATGGTAAAGCCTTTTGATATGAGACTTTTAAAACTAAGAGTATCACAGTTAATTACAAGCAGGCAACTTATTTTTAATAAATATTTTAGTTTGATAAATGATGTACCTAAAAATATAAACACTACATCTTTAGACAAAGAGTTTATTCAAAAAGTATTGGTATATATAAATGATAATATAGACGATCCCGAATTAAATGTAGAGTCTTTAGCATCTGAGTTAAATTTAAGTAGAAGTCAGTTTTACCGCAAAATAAAGGCACTCACAAACCAAACCGCTAGCGAATTTTTACGTAACATACGTTTACAAAAAGCAAGACAAATAATAGAAATGGGCAACTCTAACATAAGTGAGGTATCATACAAAGTTGGTTTTTCATCACCATCTTACTTTACTAAATGCTTTAAAAACTATTTTGATTTATTACCTACAGACATTAAACCAACCAATCCTAAATAG